One window of Paludibacter propionicigenes WB4 genomic DNA carries:
- the spt gene encoding serine palmitoyltransferase, with protein MSQLSDVLGQYDAPQQAKAMGVYPYFRPIESDQDTVVTIDGKPVLMFGSNSYLGLTNHPRLKEGAIKAVEKYGTGCAGSRFLNGTLDIHIELEERLAKLVHKEAALIYATGFTVNSGVVPCITGREDYLIFDEFDHASIIEGKRLSFSKQLKYRHNDMDALEKLLQKCEPDKLKLIVVDGVFSMEGDVAKLPEIVELSKKYNASIYVDEAHSLGVFGKTGAGICEHFGASKDVDLIMGTFSKSLGTIGGFVASDNNIINYLKHNSRTLIFSASITPASTGCVLAALDVMAEETWRKDALWANTARAKEGFLKAGFEIGPTETPIIPLYVRDNTNTFKLTRMLMDDGVFVNPVVSPAVRSEDSLIRYSLMATHTFDQIDESIEKISRDARTLGIIE; from the coding sequence ATGAGTCAACTAAGTGATGTGTTGGGACAGTATGATGCACCCCAGCAAGCAAAAGCGATGGGTGTATATCCTTATTTTCGTCCCATCGAATCCGATCAGGATACAGTGGTAACAATTGATGGCAAACCGGTTCTTATGTTTGGATCAAACAGTTACCTTGGATTAACAAATCATCCTCGTCTCAAAGAAGGAGCTATCAAAGCCGTTGAAAAATACGGAACAGGTTGTGCCGGATCTCGTTTTTTAAACGGAACATTGGACATTCATATTGAACTAGAAGAACGTTTAGCTAAATTAGTTCACAAAGAAGCCGCTTTGATTTATGCTACCGGTTTTACAGTCAATTCAGGCGTAGTACCATGCATTACAGGACGTGAAGATTATCTGATTTTTGATGAGTTTGATCATGCTTCTATTATCGAAGGAAAACGCTTATCATTTTCTAAACAACTAAAATATCGTCACAACGATATGGATGCTTTAGAAAAACTACTACAAAAATGCGAACCGGACAAACTTAAACTTATTGTAGTTGACGGAGTTTTCAGCATGGAAGGCGATGTAGCGAAACTACCTGAAATTGTTGAACTTTCCAAAAAATACAATGCATCGATCTATGTTGATGAAGCGCACTCATTGGGTGTTTTCGGAAAAACCGGTGCCGGCATCTGCGAACACTTCGGAGCTTCGAAAGATGTTGATTTAATCATGGGTACATTCAGTAAATCGTTGGGAACCATTGGTGGATTCGTTGCATCTGACAACAACATTATCAATTATTTGAAACATAATTCGCGCACATTGATCTTTAGTGCATCTATTACTCCAGCCTCAACCGGTTGTGTATTGGCAGCTTTAGATGTTATGGCGGAAGAAACATGGCGTAAAGATGCATTATGGGCAAACACAGCTCGTGCAAAAGAAGGATTTTTGAAAGCAGGGTTCGAAATCGGACCTACCGAAACTCCTATTATTCCTCTTTATGTGCGTGATAACACTAACACATTTAAACTGACACGTATGTTGATGGACGATGGAGTTTTTGTTAACCCCGTAGTTTCGCCTGCAGTGCGTTCAGAAGATTCGTTAATTCGATATTCTCTGATGGCAACTCACACATTCGATCAAATTGACGAATCCATTGAGAAAATATCAAGAGATGCCCGCACATTGGGGATTATTGAATAA
- a CDS encoding YkgJ family cysteine cluster protein, which produces MNKQIDYKLLPALAAKSEPDWKRFLVKNKKKLEGMDVQVHALHDKISEQTDCLACANCCRSLGPRIIDKDLERMAKVLRLKTTDVIAKYLRIDEDGDMVFQSMPCPFLGADNYCSIYESRPKACREYPHTDRKRFYQIFNLSVKNAYTCPIVYKVLDSLTK; this is translated from the coding sequence GTGAATAAACAAATTGATTACAAATTATTGCCTGCGTTGGCGGCTAAATCTGAACCCGATTGGAAGCGATTTTTAGTAAAAAATAAGAAGAAGCTTGAGGGCATGGATGTGCAGGTGCATGCACTGCATGATAAAATTTCAGAACAGACTGATTGTCTGGCTTGTGCAAACTGCTGTCGATCACTGGGTCCCCGCATAATCGACAAGGATTTGGAGCGTATGGCTAAGGTTTTGCGACTAAAAACGACTGATGTTATTGCTAAATATCTACGAATAGATGAGGATGGTGATATGGTCTTTCAGTCAATGCCATGTCCTTTTTTGGGAGCTGATAATTATTGTTCAATATATGAGTCCCGACCTAAAGCTTGCCGAGAATATCCGCACACAGATCGTAAACGTTTTTATCAGATTTTTAACCTATCCGTTAAAAATGCTTACACGTGTCCCATTGTGTATAAAGTGCTGGATAGTCTGACTAAATAG
- a CDS encoding ABC transporter permease produces MHGAQNLSEFSMLMCGLLLLIPLLGIWYLKLGMVKSMLISTIRMIVQLVLVGFFLEFVFQLNNWLLNSVWFLTMITVAVLSVIKNSNLRLKHFLFPVLFSFILANFFVVLYFNYFIVNLNFILDAKYMIAIGGMILGNSLRANIVGLGDFYKSICKDEQLYFYKLSLGATRFEALRSFAKKSFTAAMSPTIASMATMGIVSLPGMMTGQILGGSVPLIAIKYQIAIMIAILASTIISISLSIIFTVGKSFNKYGVLLKSVIADK; encoded by the coding sequence ATGCATGGAGCTCAGAATCTTTCGGAATTTTCGATGCTGATGTGCGGTCTTTTACTGCTCATTCCGCTATTGGGCATTTGGTACTTAAAACTGGGCATGGTAAAGAGCATGCTCATTTCCACCATCCGAATGATAGTACAATTGGTTCTTGTAGGTTTTTTTCTGGAATTTGTATTTCAGCTAAATAACTGGCTGTTGAACTCAGTGTGGTTTCTAACCATGATAACTGTAGCCGTATTATCCGTAATCAAAAACTCAAATTTACGGTTAAAGCATTTTCTCTTTCCTGTGTTATTCTCATTTATACTTGCCAATTTCTTTGTTGTCCTCTATTTCAACTATTTCATTGTCAACCTGAATTTTATTCTGGACGCCAAATACATGATTGCTATAGGCGGTATGATTTTGGGTAATTCTTTACGCGCCAATATAGTTGGGCTGGGTGATTTTTACAAGTCCATCTGTAAAGATGAGCAACTGTATTTCTACAAGCTATCATTAGGCGCAACCCGTTTTGAAGCATTGCGCAGCTTTGCAAAGAAAAGCTTTACAGCAGCTATGAGTCCTACAATTGCTTCTATGGCCACAATGGGAATCGTATCGCTACCGGGAATGATGACCGGTCAGATACTCGGTGGTTCAGTTCCATTAATTGCTATTAAGTACCAGATTGCCATCATGATAGCAATTCTTGCATCAACCATTATAAGTATTTCGCTGAGTATTATTTTTACCGTCGGAAAGTCGTTTAATAAGTATGGTGTATTATTGAAGTCCGTTATTGCCGACAAATAA
- a CDS encoding ABC transporter ATP-binding protein, with protein MFKLEHITKQFSDQYVLQDFSFEILQGEKIIVSGRSGIGKTTLFRLLLGFEQPDNGNLFFEDQLLTETNIWDLRRRVAYVSQDLNIGRGNLQAFFNETLSLKANINHKTDSLSRLTELMAYFELPDSLLLKNIEELSGGEKQRVAIINALLLKRDIFLLDEITSALDKSLKIKVLDYFLLNPDFTVLLISHDNYVPENAQTRILKLD; from the coding sequence ATGTTTAAACTGGAACATATAACCAAGCAGTTTTCAGACCAGTATGTTCTGCAGGATTTTTCGTTTGAAATCCTGCAGGGCGAAAAAATAATTGTATCAGGTCGCTCAGGCATTGGCAAAACCACCTTGTTTCGTTTGTTATTAGGATTTGAACAACCTGACAACGGCAACTTATTCTTCGAAGATCAACTATTGACTGAGACCAACATTTGGGATCTTCGTCGCCGCGTGGCTTATGTGAGTCAGGACTTAAACATCGGACGAGGTAATTTGCAAGCATTTTTCAACGAGACATTATCGCTTAAAGCCAATATCAATCACAAAACCGATTCGTTAAGCAGACTAACTGAACTGATGGCTTATTTTGAACTCCCGGACTCCTTGTTACTGAAAAATATTGAAGAATTATCCGGCGGAGAAAAACAACGGGTAGCCATCATCAATGCTTTACTCCTGAAAAGAGATATTTTTCTTCTGGATGAAATTACCTCGGCACTGGACAAATCTTTAAAAATAAAGGTTTTGGATTACTTCCTGCTTAATCCTGATTTTACAGTGCTTTTGATATCGCACGACAATTATGTGCCAGAGAATGCCCAAACAAGAATTTTAAAACTAGACTGA
- a CDS encoding 3-phosphoshikimate 1-carboxyvinyltransferase, whose product MELKKLHITPNTIDLKIKLPASKSISNRALILNALSYSPYDIQNLSDCDDTRVTIKALDSNDRSFDIGAAGTAMRFLTAFLAKTVGEWVITGSERMKQRPIKLLVDALNSLGARIEYIENEGYPPLRILGSALTGGEIRLNGGVSSQYISALMMIAPYMQNGLKIILEGNVISVPYIRMTMQMMKEFGVDVLFENNTIDVKPQVYSPIQYKVESDWSAASYWFEVLSIAGKGRIMLEGLYQNSYQGDSKVAELFEQLGVKAEYKPEGVLLTPNGNYVSKFEYDFVDQPDLAQTFAVTCCLKGIAFHFKGVQSLKIKETNRIAALINELAKLGFILFEPAEGELAWSGERCKQEEDIRIATYEDHRMAMAFAPAALVMPVSIEEPQVVSKSYPSFWNDIEKLLA is encoded by the coding sequence ATGGAGTTAAAGAAATTACACATTACACCAAACACAATAGACCTTAAAATAAAACTTCCTGCATCCAAAAGCATAAGTAATCGTGCGCTCATTTTAAATGCGTTATCCTACAGTCCGTATGACATTCAGAATCTTTCGGACTGTGATGATACACGTGTTACTATCAAAGCACTGGATTCGAACGACCGGAGTTTTGACATTGGTGCTGCCGGAACTGCCATGCGATTTCTGACCGCTTTTCTGGCAAAAACAGTTGGAGAATGGGTTATTACAGGCAGTGAACGTATGAAGCAACGCCCTATAAAGTTATTGGTAGATGCGCTCAACAGCCTTGGTGCTCGTATTGAATACATTGAAAATGAAGGATATCCTCCGCTACGAATTTTAGGAAGTGCTTTGACTGGTGGTGAAATACGGCTGAATGGTGGCGTTAGCAGTCAGTACATTTCTGCTCTAATGATGATTGCACCCTACATGCAAAACGGATTGAAAATTATACTGGAGGGAAATGTCATTTCTGTTCCTTACATCCGCATGACAATGCAAATGATGAAAGAATTTGGTGTTGATGTTTTATTTGAAAACAATACTATTGACGTAAAACCGCAGGTTTATAGCCCAATTCAGTATAAAGTTGAATCCGATTGGTCTGCAGCATCTTATTGGTTTGAAGTACTATCCATAGCCGGCAAAGGCAGAATTATGTTGGAAGGACTTTATCAGAACAGCTATCAGGGCGACAGCAAAGTAGCAGAACTCTTCGAACAGTTAGGCGTAAAAGCAGAATATAAACCCGAAGGCGTATTGCTGACTCCAAACGGAAATTATGTATCAAAATTTGAATACGATTTTGTAGATCAACCTGATTTGGCACAAACTTTCGCTGTAACTTGCTGTCTGAAAGGCATCGCATTTCATTTCAAAGGCGTACAGAGCCTCAAGATTAAAGAAACCAATCGCATAGCAGCACTGATTAATGAGCTGGCGAAACTTGGATTCATACTTTTTGAACCCGCCGAAGGAGAATTGGCCTGGAGCGGAGAACGGTGTAAACAGGAAGAAGATATCAGAATTGCCACTTACGAAGATCATCGCATGGCCATGGCTTTTGCCCCGGCAGCTTTGGTAATGCCTGTTTCTATTGAAGAACCGCAGGTGGTAAGCAAATCTTACCCAAGCTTTTGGAACGACATTGAAAAACTACTGGCTTAG
- a CDS encoding iron-containing alcohol dehydrogenase produces the protein MNNFNFYSPTHFVFGKNRESETGKYVKRFGGSKVLIHFGGGSVIKSGLLDRVKESLTKENISFTELGGVVPNPRSGLVYEGVEICKREKIDFILAVGGGSAIDSAKAIAIGALYDGDFWDFYTGKRVENALPVATILTISAAGSEGSTGSVITHEDGMLKRAANSDALRPVFSVLNPELTCSLPPFQTACGATDMMAHVLERYFTNTKDVEITDRLCEAVLLTVIKETPKALANPNDYEARANIMWAGTVAHNDICGVGREQDWSTHQIEHELSGLYDVAHGAGLAVMFPAWMKYVMKHDVMRFAQFAVRVWGCQMDFQNPENTAKEGILKFEQFLTSIGMPIRFSELGAKAEDIPTLAKTMGLGTGTLGSFVKLTTEDVTKIYELAV, from the coding sequence ATGAATAATTTCAATTTTTATAGTCCTACACATTTCGTTTTCGGAAAGAACAGAGAATCAGAAACCGGTAAATACGTAAAACGATTCGGAGGCAGCAAGGTTTTAATCCATTTTGGAGGAGGTTCTGTAATTAAAAGCGGTTTGCTTGATCGGGTAAAAGAATCATTAACAAAAGAAAATATCAGTTTTACCGAATTAGGAGGTGTTGTTCCGAATCCTCGTAGTGGATTAGTTTACGAAGGTGTTGAAATCTGTAAACGCGAAAAAATCGACTTTATACTGGCAGTTGGAGGTGGAAGTGCTATTGACTCGGCAAAAGCCATTGCCATCGGTGCTTTGTACGACGGTGATTTCTGGGACTTCTACACCGGAAAACGTGTTGAAAACGCATTACCGGTCGCTACTATTCTTACAATATCCGCTGCCGGAAGCGAAGGATCCACCGGCTCAGTGATTACACACGAAGACGGCATGCTGAAACGAGCCGCAAACAGTGATGCACTGCGCCCGGTATTTTCGGTATTGAATCCCGAATTAACCTGCTCGCTACCACCATTCCAAACCGCTTGCGGAGCTACCGACATGATGGCACACGTATTGGAAAGATACTTTACTAACACAAAGGATGTTGAAATAACGGATAGACTTTGCGAAGCCGTGTTGCTAACCGTAATAAAAGAAACCCCAAAAGCACTGGCTAATCCGAATGATTACGAAGCCAGAGCCAATATTATGTGGGCAGGTACGGTAGCTCACAACGATATTTGTGGTGTGGGACGTGAACAGGACTGGTCAACTCATCAAATTGAGCACGAACTTTCAGGCCTGTACGATGTGGCGCACGGAGCAGGACTGGCTGTAATGTTTCCTGCCTGGATGAAATATGTAATGAAGCACGATGTAATGCGTTTCGCTCAGTTTGCCGTGCGGGTTTGGGGTTGCCAAATGGATTTCCAAAACCCGGAAAACACCGCAAAAGAAGGAATCCTGAAGTTTGAACAGTTCTTAACTTCTATCGGAATGCCTATCAGATTCTCAGAACTCGGCGCTAAAGCAGAGGACATTCCTACGTTGGCAAAAACAATGGGACTGGGCACAGGCACATTAGGCAGTTTCGTAAAACTAACTACCGAAGATGTAACTAAAATTTACGAGCTTGCCGTGTAA
- a CDS encoding DUF4954 family protein produces the protein MTKYRPLLDKEIATLTVYGCSAENWKEVQVTEEFSPSYFYNVHFSGTVFLGNYTEVFELAGGIKKHAGIYNCHLHNCTIGNNVFIDKINNYIANYEIGDGTYIENVNLILTEGESSFGNGIKIPVMIEAGGREIPVFDQLSAPLAYMMAFYRHDKEAVNNLEHQISDYANSQKSDKGRIGKNVRIMNSDVIRNVRIDDFATIEGTLRLENGTISSNKQAPVYIGQGVQCKNFIICSGTNITESALISNCFVGQACIIDKQFSAIDSVFFANCQGLHGEAVSIFAGPYTVTHHKSTLMLTALYSFMNAGSGTNFSNHMYKLGPVHQGITERGVKTSSGSYIMWPAKIGAFTVVLGRHKGNPDISELPFSYLLENEGESNLLPAINLHSAGTKRDVQKWQKRDIRTDEIKLDPINFDFLSPYTLSKALKGINILNGLLENMEAGASFVWYQNCKIKRSSIKKGIELYEMAINQFIGDKIIEKLSQLEIFSKDNLHKLLSTKTDTGIGEWSDMAGLIAPKSEINRLLKDISDKKLSLDEIQNRINELHANYAAYSFVWVKSILEKQVGKPIHEKEVIISSIENWKKAVQTFEDMILRDAKKEFNSISKTGFGLDGDDSDKQLDFENVRGNFEENAFVIETTNRLKTDIELANKILAKLNN, from the coding sequence ATGACAAAATATCGTCCGCTTTTAGATAAAGAAATAGCTACTCTAACCGTTTATGGCTGCTCGGCCGAAAACTGGAAAGAGGTGCAAGTGACAGAAGAATTCTCGCCTTCGTATTTTTACAATGTCCATTTCTCCGGTACAGTTTTTTTAGGGAACTATACTGAGGTTTTTGAATTGGCTGGAGGCATAAAAAAACATGCCGGAATATACAACTGCCATCTGCATAACTGCACGATAGGTAACAATGTCTTCATTGACAAGATTAATAATTATATCGCCAATTACGAAATTGGTGATGGTACCTACATTGAAAACGTAAATTTAATTCTTACTGAAGGCGAATCTTCTTTTGGGAACGGAATAAAAATACCGGTTATGATTGAAGCCGGCGGACGCGAAATTCCAGTTTTCGATCAACTATCAGCTCCACTTGCTTATATGATGGCCTTTTATCGCCATGATAAAGAAGCCGTCAACAACTTAGAGCATCAAATTTCAGATTACGCCAACTCACAAAAATCCGACAAAGGTCGCATCGGGAAGAATGTCCGTATTATGAACAGTGATGTTATACGAAATGTGCGCATCGACGATTTTGCTACTATTGAAGGCACTTTGCGACTGGAAAACGGAACAATAAGCAGCAACAAACAAGCACCTGTTTATATAGGACAAGGCGTTCAGTGTAAAAATTTTATTATCTGTTCCGGAACAAATATAACTGAATCGGCTCTTATTTCGAATTGTTTTGTAGGACAGGCCTGCATAATCGACAAACAATTTTCGGCGATCGATTCTGTATTTTTTGCCAATTGTCAGGGATTGCATGGTGAAGCAGTTTCAATATTTGCCGGTCCGTACACCGTTACACATCACAAATCGACTTTGATGCTCACTGCTTTATATTCGTTTATGAATGCCGGCAGCGGCACCAATTTCAGCAACCACATGTACAAACTCGGCCCTGTTCATCAGGGAATTACAGAACGAGGAGTAAAAACTTCGAGTGGTTCTTACATCATGTGGCCAGCAAAAATCGGAGCTTTTACCGTAGTATTGGGGCGTCATAAAGGCAATCCTGATATCTCAGAATTACCATTTTCATATTTATTGGAAAACGAAGGAGAAAGCAATCTTCTGCCTGCGATAAACCTGCACAGCGCCGGAACAAAGCGCGATGTACAAAAATGGCAAAAACGAGATATCCGCACCGACGAAATAAAACTTGATCCGATAAATTTTGATTTTCTTTCTCCTTACACCTTGTCAAAAGCACTGAAAGGAATTAACATTCTGAACGGATTATTAGAAAACATGGAAGCCGGAGCCTCTTTCGTCTGGTATCAAAACTGCAAAATCAAACGTTCATCCATCAAAAAAGGTATAGAACTGTACGAAATGGCTATCAATCAGTTTATAGGTGATAAGATAATTGAAAAGCTCAGTCAGTTGGAAATCTTTTCGAAAGATAATCTACACAAACTATTGTCAACGAAAACTGATACAGGAATCGGTGAGTGGTCGGATATGGCGGGATTGATAGCACCTAAGTCGGAAATAAACCGACTGCTCAAAGACATTTCCGATAAAAAGCTTTCGCTCGATGAAATCCAAAACAGAATAAATGAATTGCATGCAAACTATGCCGCGTATTCATTTGTTTGGGTAAAAAGTATACTGGAAAAACAGGTTGGAAAACCAATCCATGAAAAAGAAGTAATTATTTCCAGCATTGAAAATTGGAAAAAAGCAGTACAAACCTTTGAAGATATGATACTTCGCGACGCAAAAAAGGAGTTCAACAGTATCTCTAAAACAGGATTTGGGCTTGATGGAGACGACTCTGACAAACAACTCGATTTTGAAAATGTTCGGGGAAATTTTGAAGAGAATGCCTTTGTTATAGAAACCACTAATAGATTAAAAACAGATATAGAATTGGCGAATAAAATACTTGCCAAATTAAACAATTAA
- the hflX gene encoding GTPase HflX, with product MKTEIYEEKAVLVGVITQLQSEEKAKEYLNELAFLAETAGASPEKLYFQRLDYPNPKTYVGPGKLIEIKAFVDENEIGVVIFDDELSPKQLRNIEAELKVLILDRTSLILDIFAKRAQTASAKTQVELAQLQYTLPRLTRLWTHLERQQGGIGMRGPGETQIETDRRIILTKISLLKQNLKDIDKQMSTQRKNRGKMVRVALVGYTNVGKSTLMNLISKSEIFAENKLFATLDTTVRKVIIDNLPFLLSDTVGFIRKLPHHLVQSFKSTLDEVREADLLLHVVDVSHPNFEEQLEVVNQTLKEIDPLEKPMILIFNKIDAFTYTPKDEDDLAPIKRENLSLEELKKTWMGKMHDNCIFISAREKQNIDSLKALMYEKIKAIHVERYPYNDFLFQDYTEIEPENE from the coding sequence ATGAAGACAGAGATATACGAAGAAAAAGCCGTTCTGGTAGGCGTAATTACTCAATTGCAAAGCGAGGAAAAGGCAAAAGAATACTTAAACGAATTGGCTTTTCTGGCCGAGACAGCCGGAGCTTCGCCCGAAAAACTTTATTTCCAGCGACTTGACTACCCGAATCCTAAAACATACGTTGGACCCGGAAAATTAATTGAGATTAAAGCATTTGTCGACGAAAACGAAATAGGAGTAGTCATTTTTGATGATGAACTATCGCCTAAGCAACTTCGGAACATTGAAGCTGAACTAAAAGTGCTGATTCTGGACCGAACAAGTTTGATTCTGGATATTTTTGCTAAACGCGCTCAAACAGCCAGTGCTAAAACTCAGGTAGAACTGGCCCAATTGCAATACACATTGCCACGTTTAACGCGTTTGTGGACTCACCTCGAACGCCAACAAGGGGGTATCGGTATGCGTGGACCCGGTGAGACTCAGATTGAAACCGACCGCCGTATTATTCTGACCAAGATTTCGTTGCTAAAGCAAAATCTGAAAGATATTGACAAGCAAATGAGTACACAGCGTAAAAACCGCGGTAAAATGGTGAGAGTGGCGCTGGTTGGATACACCAACGTAGGCAAATCAACACTAATGAACCTGATTAGCAAATCAGAAATCTTTGCCGAAAACAAACTCTTCGCAACGCTGGACACTACCGTAAGAAAGGTCATTATCGACAATCTGCCTTTCTTGCTGTCCGACACTGTCGGTTTTATCCGCAAGTTACCGCATCATCTGGTTCAGTCGTTTAAATCTACCCTGGATGAAGTGCGTGAAGCTGATTTATTGCTTCATGTGGTGGACGTTTCGCACCCTAACTTTGAAGAGCAGTTGGAAGTGGTAAATCAGACGCTGAAGGAAATTGACCCGTTGGAGAAACCCATGATTTTGATTTTTAACAAGATCGATGCATTTACCTATACACCAAAAGATGAGGATGATCTGGCTCCGATAAAAAGAGAAAATCTGAGCCTCGAAGAACTAAAGAAAACCTGGATGGGGAAAATGCACGACAACTGTATCTTTATCTCAGCCCGCGAAAAGCAAAACATTGATAGCTTAAAGGCATTAATGTATGAAAAAATCAAAGCTATACATGTAGAACGTTATCCATACAACGACTTTCTGTTTCAAGACTATACAGAAATCGAACCGGAAAACGAATAA
- the porQ gene encoding type IX secretion system protein PorQ, whose protein sequence is MLKRIFIFSLFVMFAFAAFSQAGYGVYRFLDLPVSSRLAALGSSNVSLRDNDINFSFQNPALLSVETNNVISLNMANYLADIKFGSAVYGKNFGGKHYFAVGIQYVDYGTFQEATDLNVLTGQTFTAKDFALNIMYARPITHQIIVGATLKPIYSAYETYTSYGLAMDAGVSYNDSANLFSAGFVLRNIGTQLKGYYSDTDGQHLEPLPFNIELGMSKKLAHAPLRFSMTLHNLQHWNLNYQSTNQPGTDLQAPAEVSTKQAGFVDMAFRHAIFAAEFVPSKNFYLSVGYNHRRQQELNMTGFKSMSGFSFGGGVKLYKFHVGFGMTPFQVGNYSYQFSISTSLNEFRL, encoded by the coding sequence ATGTTGAAAAGAATCTTCATATTTTCGTTGTTTGTAATGTTCGCATTTGCTGCGTTTTCACAAGCGGGATACGGGGTTTATCGGTTTTTGGATTTGCCGGTTTCATCTCGTTTGGCGGCTTTGGGAAGTAGTAATGTGTCGTTGCGTGATAATGATATAAATTTTTCTTTTCAAAATCCGGCTTTGTTGTCAGTTGAAACGAACAATGTAATCAGTCTGAATATGGCTAATTATCTGGCTGATATAAAATTCGGATCGGCTGTTTATGGTAAAAATTTTGGCGGAAAACATTATTTTGCTGTTGGTATACAATATGTTGACTATGGTACATTTCAGGAAGCAACTGATTTGAATGTGCTTACCGGACAAACTTTTACGGCGAAAGATTTTGCATTAAACATAATGTATGCCAGGCCTATAACGCATCAGATTATAGTAGGTGCCACTTTGAAACCAATTTATTCTGCTTACGAAACTTATACAAGCTATGGTTTGGCTATGGATGCGGGTGTGAGCTATAATGATTCGGCCAATCTTTTTTCGGCTGGTTTTGTGCTGAGAAATATCGGTACGCAATTAAAAGGATATTACTCGGACACTGATGGGCAGCATTTGGAACCGTTGCCGTTTAATATCGAATTGGGTATGTCCAAGAAACTGGCACATGCTCCGCTTCGTTTTTCGATGACATTGCATAATTTACAACACTGGAATTTAAACTATCAGTCTACAAATCAGCCGGGCACTGACCTTCAGGCTCCTGCTGAAGTGAGTACAAAGCAAGCCGGTTTTGTGGATATGGCTTTTCGGCATGCTATTTTTGCTGCTGAGTTTGTTCCAAGTAAGAACTTCTATTTATCCGTCGGATATAATCATCGTCGTCAGCAAGAATTAAACATGACAGGCTTCAAGAGCATGTCAGGTTTCTCGTTTGGGGGCGGTGTAAAGCTATATAAATTTCATGTGGGATTCGGCATGACTCCGTTCCAGGTTGGAAATTACTCATACCAGTTTTCCATTAGTACATCGTTGAATGAATTTAGATTATGA
- the cmk gene encoding (d)CMP kinase: MKKIVVAIDGFSSCGKSTMAKELAREAGYIYVDTGAMYRAVSLYCIQNGWMTDSEINAEELEKHIHSIRIEFKPNAEGKADTYLNGQNVENEIRTLEVANGASRVSTLGFVRRELVRQQQLMGVEKGIVMDGRDIGTVVFPQAELKIFLTASPEIRAQRRLDEMAAKGEKVDFEEVLANVKERDERDQTRAESPLRKADDAIVIDNSALSRSEQTEILRTLFAEKTLD, from the coding sequence ATGAAAAAAATTGTTGTAGCCATTGATGGCTTTTCTTCTTGTGGTAAAAGTACTATGGCTAAAGAGTTAGCGCGCGAAGCGGGTTATATTTACGTCGATACGGGAGCAATGTACAGAGCGGTTTCGCTGTATTGTATTCAAAATGGCTGGATGACAGATTCTGAAATTAATGCCGAAGAGCTCGAAAAACACATACATTCTATTCGGATTGAGTTTAAACCGAATGCCGAAGGTAAAGCGGATACATACCTGAACGGGCAAAATGTAGAAAATGAGATAAGAACTCTTGAAGTGGCTAACGGAGCCAGCCGGGTGAGCACCTTGGGTTTTGTGCGGAGGGAACTGGTTCGTCAGCAGCAGTTAATGGGTGTTGAGAAAGGAATCGTAATGGATGGACGGGATATTGGTACAGTTGTTTTTCCTCAGGCCGAGTTGAAGATTTTTCTGACAGCCTCGCCCGAAATACGTGCTCAACGCAGGCTTGATGAAATGGCTGCAAAAGGAGAAAAAGTGGATTTTGAGGAAGTGCTGGCTAATGTAAAAGAACGCGATGAAAGAGACCAGACCAGAGCAGAAAGTCCGCTGAGGAAAGCTGATGATGCAATCGTTATTGATAACTCGGCGCTGAGCCGCTCCGAGCAAACGGAAATTTTACGAACTTTGTTTGCCGAAAAAACGTTAGACTGA